A window of bacterium genomic DNA:
CAGCAGACCCTCATCGCCCGCCGGAACCATCACATGATGGCCCACCGCGGCGATTCCGTCGCTGTAACCATGCGTGATCACATAAGTGACATGGTGCGCTGCGCGCGGTTCGGAGACATCGATCACACTGAACGCGCCGCCGAACAGCGTGACATAGGCATAGCCATCCAGCACCGCCACGTGGATCGCGTCCGAGTCCGGCACAACCGCAACTTCTATCGGCAAAGCCGGATCATGGACGTCCACCACATGCAGACCGCCGGAGGCGGCGACATAGGCATAATCGCCGGCAAGGCACAGTCCGGAGGGATCATCCGCAAACGGCAGAAATCCGACAAGCTGCGGGTGGCGCGGATCGGCGATGTTGGCGGTAAACAGGCCGCGCGGCACATAGCGCACCGCATACAGATAGTTCCCCTGCAGCGCAACATCCCACACCAGTCCGTCGCCTTCGCCGATATTGCTCAGATGCTCGGGCAAGCGCGGATTGCGGATGTCATACAGATCCACCTGCCCCGCGGCAGACGCGATGGCGCACAGGCTGTCGGACACGGCAATGCCCAGCGCCCCCCAGATGGTGGAGACGGTATCGAACGCCGCACTGTCCGGATGCGCGGGATTGGAAACATCCACCACCCACAGCCCTTCCACCGTACTATCCCCGCCCGTCCCCGCAAACGCATAGTCCCCCTGCACCGCCACCCCATTCAAAAACCCCCGCGAAAGCCCCACCGATCCAATGCGGCGGATGTTGAGGGAATCCTGCGAGAAGGCGGAGGCGCTCAACCAGAAGATGACAAAGAGCAGAGCAAAGTATTTCATATCACGTCTCCGTTCCTTCAAGCGGCTCCGTCAGCAATGCGCTTCGAGAACATCAAACAACCGCTTGCAGTGCGGCGCAGCAGCGCAGACGCGGTTACGATCCAAGAGCTTCAAGATACCAGCAGAGTGTTTGCGTTTTTGATATACACCCTTAGTGGTCTCGCGCGTTGCGGCCTCCATGCCATGGTAAATATCATTCTTCGGGACTTGCTCAACTTTCGAATGCGAAGGCAATGCGTTTTCTCGAAATCGCTGTCCATAGTGAGTTCGAAGTGCTTCACGATCCGCCAGAAACCACGCTTCCATCACTTGGACCATCATGTGATAGTGTTCGTCCGGTAATTCAGGCAGGTTCCAGGATGGGTTGCTGGTCTGCAGGAACTGACGATAATTGACTTTGGCGGGAACATCCTGATCCGAATCCACCACCAAAACCACAAACGCCGTTTCCGAACTCGCCAGCGTGGCCTTGAAGTCGCTCACCGTATTATCTTTGCTGCCGCCGGGAATGATCCGAAAGCTGACCTTTTCTTTGAATTCACGGAAGAAAACCTCCAGACCTTCGCGGAATTCAATTTGCTGACTCCTGTTCTGACCACCGCCTTCAATATTGATCCAAATTTGCTTCTTCGGTATTTGCGGTTTCACCAGCGGGTTCCCCCAATGGCGCCCTTCAACCACACTTCGCCCAGAGAATAGCGCTCAAGCCAATCTTTCATCTTTTCCGGCTCCAAGCGCTGCATCCTCGTCCCCCTACCGTCATGCTCGCAAACCACGATAGCCTCGGGAATATCGGAGAGTGCCGAGATGAGAAGGTCGGAATGCGTCGTGACAATAAGCTGCGTTCGCGTGGCCGCATCTTTCAATAGCTCGGCAATCTTATGAATCATATCAGGATGAAGGCCAAGTTCGGGCTCCTCAATACAAACAAGAGGTGGCGGCGTCGGATGTAAGAGTACCGTGAGAAGAGAAAGAAAGCGAAGGAACCCGTCGGACATCCGTGTGGCAGGGACGGCTTCGTTGAGCCTTTCTTCTTTCACATAGAGTTGTATTGCACTTCCAGAGGGCGAAATGTGCAACGAGGTGATTCGCGGATAAAGTCCACGCAAGTGCTCTGTCACGCGTTCTCCTAACTCCGAATCGAGAAACAACGAATTCAGAACCGAAGCGAGATTTCTCGCGTTTTCCTGAAGGAAATCGCCGCGAAGATCTGCGCTCTGCGGTTGGCGATTTGCAGCGTGTCGCCCAGAAGACCAATCCGTATAAAGTCGAATTTCGGCCAGTGAGTTCCCAATCCGCGCCGCCTCCGGGTGAAAGAGTTCATCTCGAGTACGGTCGAACAGCGATTTTTGTGGATCAGGATCTTGATCATAAATGAAGAGATACTCTTCGGCAGACCTCTCGGGAAGTCGGCGCTTCACCTGTGCTGCTTTCTGCAATCGTACAAATAGCCTCTCTTCAGGCTGGTGGTCGCGCAGCAGAAGTAGCACCTCATTCATAATTTCAGCACGATAGTTCGCTATGACAAAAGATAGTGTGTACTGAATGGACGCTTGTTCACCGGTCCAGGGGAAATTGACCGTTATTATCGGCACGTTCTGTGTCGCTTGTTGATCGCCAGAAGTCACACCCTTAGACATCCACTCTATGGCGCCACTCATCAGGAAAGGTTCCGTGAAATCATCCCGTAATGATCGGAGAATGCTCACTACATCAATCAGATTCGACTTCCCCGACCCGTTCGGCCCGATCAGCACATTCAACGGCTGGAGTTCAAGATCGATCCCCTCTTCGTCAAATGAGAGAAGGTTCTGCACCTTGATGCGACGGATGAATCTTTTGCCTTCCATGAGTGACTCCTTGGCCTAATTGCTTTTCTGAATTACCACCCGATCCCGAATTTCCCTAACTGCTCTTTCATCCAGGAATAGGGCATGACCGTCTCCTGGGTGTGGGCGCCGGGGGGAACTTTGCCTTGCAAAATGGCAAGGGTGATGGCGGCGGCGGGGAAGGCGGTCATCTGGCCCATGGCGCTGATGCCGTGCTGCTCATCCTGCCGCACCACCAGTTCGATCTTTTCTTCGCGGCCACCGTCGCCGCGGGCGGTAACACGCGTCAGCACCACGTCGGGCACATTCTTGGGCAGGGTTTCTTCGAGCACCGCTGCCAGCATCTCCCGCGGACTGGCTTCAGCGCCGCTTTCAAGATGATACTTGCGGGTGGAAGTCATGCCGGTATCGCGCAGCAGCTTGAGGGCGTCGAAGTGTCCCGGATAGCGGATGGTCTTGTAATCGAGCCGGTCCACCTTGCCCAGCAGTGTGCGCGGCAGAGTGGAGGTGCCGCCGGAGGTGACAAACGCTTCAAACGTGC
This region includes:
- a CDS encoding T9SS type A sorting domain-containing protein; translation: MKYFALLFVIFWLSASAFSQDSLNIRRIGSVGLSRGFLNGVAVQGDYAFAGTGGDSTVEGLWVVDVSNPAHPDSAAFDTVSTIWGALGIAVSDSLCAIASAAGQVDLYDIRNPRLPEHLSNIGEGDGLVWDVALQGNYLYAVRYVPRGLFTANIADPRHPQLVGFLPFADDPSGLCLAGDYAYVAASGGLHVVDVHDPALPIEVAVVPDSDAIHVAVLDGYAYVTLFGGAFSVIDVSEPRAAHHVTYVITHGYSDGIAAVGHHVMVPAGDEGLLVYDVTDPTQPVLSGYHRSAAWTGEVAMSGPYAFVTSYRRLDVYDCSAALDAADRGFVLHPSAFSLSCAPNPFNPVTTISFSLPKASAVKVTVFDISGRLVETLADQRMNAGEHRLWMEGSMLPSGIYFVRLEAGEHTDTQKLLLIK
- a CDS encoding DUF4276 family protein, whose protein sequence is MKPQIPKKQIWINIEGGGQNRSQQIEFREGLEVFFREFKEKVSFRIIPGGSKDNTVSDFKATLASSETAFVVLVVDSDQDVPAKVNYRQFLQTSNPSWNLPELPDEHYHMMVQVMEAWFLADREALRTHYGQRFRENALPSHSKVEQVPKNDIYHGMEAATRETTKGVYQKRKHSAGILKLLDRNRVCAAAPHCKRLFDVLEAHC
- a CDS encoding AAA family ATPase, whose product is MEGKRFIRRIKVQNLLSFDEEGIDLELQPLNVLIGPNGSGKSNLIDVVSILRSLRDDFTEPFLMSGAIEWMSKGVTSGDQQATQNVPIITVNFPWTGEQASIQYTLSFVIANYRAEIMNEVLLLLRDHQPEERLFVRLQKAAQVKRRLPERSAEEYLFIYDQDPDPQKSLFDRTRDELFHPEAARIGNSLAEIRLYTDWSSGRHAANRQPQSADLRGDFLQENARNLASVLNSLFLDSELGERVTEHLRGLYPRITSLHISPSGSAIQLYVKEERLNEAVPATRMSDGFLRFLSLLTVLLHPTPPPLVCIEEPELGLHPDMIHKIAELLKDAATRTQLIVTTHSDLLISALSDIPEAIVVCEHDGRGTRMQRLEPEKMKDWLERYSLGEVWLKGAIGGTRW